A window from Vigna angularis cultivar LongXiaoDou No.4 chromosome 7, ASM1680809v1, whole genome shotgun sequence encodes these proteins:
- the LOC108337841 gene encoding uncharacterized protein LOC108337841 → MDREKAQAEASKRPPGHGATEVLHQRKSLPYSYTKMAIAGLLITAAVGYTVLYAKKKPEANARDVAKVSAGVAQPQDTHPNK, encoded by the coding sequence ATGGATAGAGAAAAAGCACAAGCAGAGGCCTCAAAGAGACCCCCAGGTCATGGTGCAACTGAAGTACTTCATCAGAGGAAATCACTTCCTTACAGCTACACAAAAATGGCTATAGCTGGTTTGCTTATTACGGCTGCAGTTGGCTACACTGTCTTGTATGCCAAGAAGAAGCCCGAGGCTAATGCTAGGGATGTGGCAAAGGTTTCTGCTGGAGTTGCACAACCTCAGGACACTCACCCTAACAAATAG